One Parafrankia discariae genomic window carries:
- a CDS encoding recombinase family protein, with translation MAWSKAALRVILTNPRYTGRQVWNRQRKDEVLLDVEDVALGYETRMRWNAPDVWIYSTAVVHQPLIDDETFAQVQARLAAKKLDPSGPREPKRTRHPYQLRGRMRCGICQRRMQGSWNNGKAHYRCVYPDQYALANHVEHPRSVYVREELIVPHLDRWLARAFTPPQLPTTIAALTAAQDDDADIGQDADRVQARRTITDCDAKLERYRLALEAGTDPTLVARWTAKANTERAAAQARLRTAIGRRRMTEQEISDMVAAAGDIVAVLADVDPADKAEIYTQLGLELTYEPGGNRVIAEAKPSTIMYERECPRGDLNPHAP, from the coding sequence ATCGCATGGTCCAAAGCCGCGCTGCGTGTCATCCTGACCAACCCTCGGTACACCGGCCGGCAGGTCTGGAACCGCCAGCGCAAAGACGAAGTCCTCCTCGACGTCGAGGACGTCGCCCTCGGCTATGAGACCCGGATGCGGTGGAACGCCCCGGACGTTTGGATCTACTCGACGGCCGTCGTCCACCAGCCGCTCATCGACGATGAGACCTTCGCCCAGGTCCAGGCCCGCCTCGCTGCCAAGAAGCTCGACCCCAGCGGCCCTCGCGAACCCAAACGCACTCGACATCCCTACCAGCTGCGCGGCCGGATGCGCTGCGGAATCTGCCAGCGGCGGATGCAGGGCAGCTGGAACAACGGCAAGGCCCACTACCGCTGCGTCTACCCCGACCAGTACGCACTGGCCAACCACGTTGAACATCCCCGCAGCGTCTACGTCCGCGAGGAACTCATCGTCCCCCACCTCGACCGCTGGCTTGCCCGCGCCTTCACCCCACCCCAACTCCCCACCACCATCGCCGCCCTTACCGCCGCCCAAGACGACGACGCCGACATCGGTCAGGACGCCGATCGCGTCCAGGCCCGGCGGACCATCACCGACTGCGACGCCAAACTTGAGCGCTACCGGCTCGCCCTCGAAGCCGGCACCGACCCCACCCTCGTCGCCCGCTGGACCGCCAAGGCCAACACCGAACGCGCCGCAGCCCAAGCCCGCCTACGCACTGCTATCGGCCGCAGACGCATGACCGAGCAGGAGATCAGCGACATGGTCGCCGCTGCCGGCGACATCGTGGCCGTCCTTGCCGACGTCGACCCAGCCGACAAGGCTGAGATCTACACTCAACTCGGACTGGAACTTACCTACGAGCCAGGAGGTAACAGAGTGATCGCCGAGGCCAAGCCGTCGACGATCATGTACGAAAGAGAGTGTCCGAGGGGGGACTTGAACCCCCACGCCCCGTAA
- a CDS encoding MFS transporter yields MDDIPVDVARITDAGSRRWWTLAALCLGLVVVEVDASILNVAIPSIAADLDADPAELVWIVDSFVLSFASFMLVAGRLGDRFGHRKVLEAGLLLFSLTSFAAASADSFTEVVVCRATLGISAAAVLPTSRALVMAVFPVAEHSRALGYWTAAIGLSLPLGPLLGGWLLADFWWGSVFLVGGAASLLAGLLNAVAPGPRRPGGDRGGWDPIGIVLSTFGTATLIFGLIEGPRLGWLSGTIIACYGSAVGALAAFLVWEHRATHPLVDPGLLRVRSFTVGSMVTASSLFVFNGLLFVLTQYLQILEGYSPLQAGLRVIPLGAGFTLGSVSSRRAALLIGQRDTLIIGFSVVGSALLVILLGTWTSGYLVTGVGVLLVGWGTGFTMACAVHMTLSEVPGSRAGAAGAFSNSVRQLGAALGVAVLGAALGTSAKIGGTGSPPGSRPAIDIPADAVSEVVTAYPGTGAENGFRLAFTVAAVVSGVCITLVFTTLRNSRSIRRE; encoded by the coding sequence GTGGACGACATACCCGTAGACGTCGCACGGATAACGGATGCGGGGTCACGGCGCTGGTGGACGCTGGCAGCCCTGTGTCTCGGACTTGTCGTCGTCGAGGTCGACGCGAGTATTCTCAATGTCGCGATCCCATCCATCGCGGCTGATCTCGACGCCGATCCAGCCGAGCTGGTCTGGATCGTCGACTCCTTCGTTCTCTCCTTCGCGAGCTTCATGCTCGTCGCGGGGCGGCTGGGTGACCGCTTCGGACACAGGAAGGTACTCGAGGCGGGTCTCCTGCTGTTCTCCCTGACCTCGTTCGCCGCCGCCTCCGCGGACTCGTTCACGGAAGTAGTAGTGTGCCGCGCGACCCTGGGCATCAGCGCCGCGGCTGTTCTCCCGACCTCCAGGGCACTGGTCATGGCGGTATTTCCCGTCGCCGAGCATTCCAGGGCGCTGGGATACTGGACCGCCGCGATCGGACTGAGCCTACCGCTGGGACCACTGCTGGGCGGGTGGCTCCTCGCGGATTTCTGGTGGGGATCCGTCTTCCTGGTGGGTGGAGCCGCCTCGCTGCTGGCCGGCCTGCTCAACGCGGTGGCTCCCGGGCCCCGGAGGCCCGGCGGTGACAGGGGTGGATGGGATCCCATCGGTATAGTCCTGTCGACCTTCGGAACCGCGACACTGATATTCGGCCTCATCGAGGGCCCGCGCCTCGGATGGCTCTCGGGCACCATAATCGCCTGTTACGGTTCCGCCGTGGGGGCACTGGCCGCTTTCCTCGTCTGGGAACATCGCGCGACCCACCCGTTGGTCGACCCGGGACTGCTGCGCGTGCGCTCGTTCACCGTGGGCTCGATGGTCACCGCGTCCTCGTTGTTCGTGTTCAACGGGCTGCTCTTCGTCCTCACGCAGTACCTGCAGATACTTGAGGGCTACAGCCCGCTGCAGGCTGGACTCCGGGTAATCCCACTGGGAGCGGGATTCACACTGGGCAGCGTGTCATCGCGTCGCGCGGCCCTGTTGATCGGCCAACGTGACACGCTGATCATCGGATTTTCGGTGGTGGGGTCGGCCCTCCTGGTAATCCTGCTCGGTACCTGGACCTCGGGTTATCTCGTCACGGGCGTCGGCGTTCTGCTCGTCGGCTGGGGAACCGGGTTCACGATGGCCTGCGCGGTCCATATGACGCTCAGCGAGGTTCCGGGATCGAGGGCGGGCGCCGCCGGAGCTTTCAGTAACTCGGTCAGACAGTTAGGGGCGGCACTCGGAGTCGCCGTCCTCGGTGCCGCGCTCGGGACGTCCGCGAAAATCGGTGGCACGGGCAGTCCGCCCGGCTCCCGCCCGGCTATCGATATCCCGGCAGATGCGGTGTCGGAGGTCGTGACCGCCTATCCGGGGACTGGCGCGGAGAACGGATTCAGGCTGGCGTTCACTGTAGCGGCGGTCGTGAGCGGAGTGTGTATTACTCTTGTCTTCACGACTCTCCGGAACTCGCGATCAATCCGCCGGGAATAG
- a CDS encoding TauD/TfdA dioxygenase family protein — protein MTTVVEPPVRSSLAIQPLQPTIGAEISGVDLREPLTPEVRDEIRVTLLKYKVVFFRDQELTQEQHEAFARQFGPLYTHPGASRPDSGPTPAIHRIASEDFKKYEKAHIPQAGDDTWDPYHTDTSWRLVPTWGAVLRAVHLPEVGGDTIWVDAALAYQGLSDEVKARLEGQHVAHDYRAALHQSGHDYPVVAHPVVRVHRETGEKILWVNFTQRPTILGLDRAESKELLTAVIDQYRKPANQVRFSWRPGSVAFWDNRATVHYAVRNYGTFPRLLERILIADETLHADL, from the coding sequence GTGACCACTGTCGTCGAACCGCCCGTCCGCTCGTCGTTGGCCATCCAACCGCTGCAACCGACCATCGGAGCGGAGATCAGCGGCGTCGACCTCCGGGAGCCGCTCACGCCCGAGGTCCGTGACGAGATCAGGGTGACCCTGCTGAAGTACAAGGTCGTCTTCTTCCGGGACCAGGAGCTGACCCAGGAGCAGCACGAAGCCTTCGCCCGGCAGTTCGGCCCCCTTTACACCCATCCGGGTGCCTCGAGGCCCGACTCCGGCCCCACCCCGGCGATTCACCGGATCGCCAGCGAGGACTTCAAGAAGTACGAGAAGGCACACATCCCGCAGGCCGGCGACGACACGTGGGACCCGTACCACACCGACACGAGCTGGCGGCTCGTCCCGACCTGGGGAGCGGTGCTGCGGGCGGTGCACCTGCCCGAGGTCGGCGGCGACACCATCTGGGTCGACGCCGCGCTCGCCTACCAGGGCCTGTCCGACGAGGTGAAGGCCCGGCTCGAGGGCCAGCACGTCGCCCATGACTACCGTGCCGCGCTGCACCAGTCCGGACACGACTATCCGGTGGTCGCCCATCCGGTCGTCCGCGTGCACCGGGAGACCGGGGAGAAGATCCTCTGGGTGAACTTCACCCAGCGGCCGACGATCCTCGGGCTCGACCGGGCCGAGAGCAAGGAACTTCTGACGGCGGTCATCGACCAGTACCGCAAGCCGGCGAACCAGGTGCGATTCTCGTGGCGACCGGGCTCGGTCGCGTTCTGGGACAACCGCGCCACCGTCCACTACGCGGTACGCAACTACGGAACGTTCCCGCGCCTGTTGGAGCGCATCCTCATCGCCGACGAAACGCTCCACGCCGACCTGTAG
- a CDS encoding SDR family NAD(P)-dependent oxidoreductase, producing the protein MDLRLSDRRAIVTGGSRGIGRAIALALLAEGVQVVIAARDADVLKAAAADLTAATGGTVLPVVADTGSDTSVQELVETTVSELGGVDILVNNAARPGGAGGPGGARALSTADVAADFNVKVLGYLRTAQAVAPHFIAQDWGRIINIGGLAARQVGLASGSIRNVGVAALTKTLADELGAHGVTVNVVHPGLTLTGDHGGTVVLADEYIQAAAARISIGRAITADEVASVVAFLASPLAVAITGESIAAGGGTQGPIHY; encoded by the coding sequence GTGGATCTCCGACTTTCCGACCGACGGGCGATCGTCACCGGCGGCAGCCGTGGTATCGGGCGGGCGATCGCCCTGGCGCTGCTCGCCGAGGGTGTGCAGGTCGTCATCGCCGCGCGTGACGCCGACGTGCTGAAAGCGGCCGCGGCCGACCTGACGGCCGCGACCGGCGGGACGGTGCTGCCGGTGGTCGCCGACACCGGCAGCGACACGTCCGTCCAGGAGCTGGTCGAGACCACCGTCAGCGAGCTCGGCGGCGTCGACATTCTGGTCAACAACGCGGCCAGACCCGGTGGCGCCGGCGGGCCCGGCGGCGCGCGGGCGCTGTCCACCGCGGACGTCGCCGCCGACTTCAACGTCAAGGTGCTCGGCTACCTGCGCACCGCCCAGGCTGTCGCCCCGCACTTCATCGCCCAGGACTGGGGACGGATCATCAACATCGGCGGGCTGGCGGCCCGTCAGGTCGGCCTCGCCTCCGGCTCCATCCGCAACGTCGGGGTCGCCGCCCTCACCAAGACCCTCGCCGACGAGCTCGGGGCACACGGCGTCACGGTGAACGTGGTGCATCCCGGACTGACCCTCACCGGTGACCACGGCGGAACAGTCGTTCTCGCCGACGAGTACATCCAGGCCGCCGCCGCCCGCATCTCGATCGGGCGAGCCATCACCGCCGACGAGGTGGCCTCGGTCGTGGCCTTCCTCGCCTCCCCGCTCGCGGTCGCGATCACCGGCGAGTCGATCGCCGCCGGCGGCGGCACCCAGGGCCCCATCCACTACTGA